One segment of Castanea sativa cultivar Marrone di Chiusa Pesio chromosome 3, ASM4071231v1 DNA contains the following:
- the LOC142627381 gene encoding uncharacterized protein LOC142627381, with protein MDRFQQEKLQRYEEFVDKRLKPDLVHAIAERDKVFEQQKTFSDLRKNIENLEKNSVTSLRTLVNLGSEVHMQADVPDTQHIFVDIGLGFHVEFTWSEALNFISQREERLARQIEEYTRLIASIKAQIKLVYEGIRELLQLPAERSVQGPVF; from the exons ATGGACAGGTTCCAGCAAGAGAAACTACAGAGATATGAGGAATTCGTTGATAAACGCTTGAAACCAGATCTTGTTCATGCTATTGCTGAGCG GGACAAGGTCTttgaacaacaaaaaacttt CTCAGATTTACGAAAGAACATAGAGAATCTAGAGAAAAATAGTGTAACCAGTCTTAGGACATTGGTCAATCTTGGTTCTGAAGTGCACATGCAAGCTGATGT GCCAGATACACAGCACATATTTGTGGATATTGGACTAGGATTCCACGTGGAGTTCACCTGGTCTGAGgctttaaattttatatcacaAAGGGAAGAAAGGTTGGCAAG GCAAATAGAGGAATATACTCGACTAATTGCATCTATTAAAGCCCAGATAAAGCTG GTTTATGAAGGGATTCGGGAGTTACTTCAACTTCCAGCAGAGAGATCTGTACAAGGTCCTGTATTTTAA
- the LOC142627116 gene encoding uncharacterized protein LOC142627116 → MEMEASSATASPRNRLDHVKKDGSEETHLQNLDLESATNFSGTNSQFQSMNALEILRESVRILRYNLHGFMIIAVLLICPVSAVLLTNVLVDESIVKRLTVRLLLVAKSSGLPLRPLVKQSCQHFAGMMVSSAFCLPLYITLSLLSKAAVVYSVDCTYSKKKFDVSKFYVIIVQIWRRIVSTYMWVCMLVVGCVTLLCVLLIAVCTAFAVIGLSPDLIVYAALVLAIFLSVVFANAIVICNIAIVISVLEDVSGPQALLRSSMLIKGQTQVGLFIFLGSTIGMAFIEGLFQHRVKTLSYGNGSSRIWEGPLLVIMYSFVVLIDSMMTAVFYFCCRYSNLDTSDVEGQSILETMAVSAERIGIE, encoded by the coding sequence atggaAATGGAGGCTTCCAGTGCAACAGCATCTCCTAGAAATAGGTTGGATCATGTGAAAAAAGATGGATCCGAAGAGACCCATTTGCAAAACTTAGACTTGGAATCTGCTACCAATTTTTCTGGGACTAATTCCCAGTTCCAATCAATGAATGCCTTAGAGATTTTGAGAGAATCTGTTAGGATTCTTCGGTACAATTTGCATGGGTTTATGATTATTGCCGTGTTGCTCATTTGCCCGGTGAGTGCTGTGCTATTAACGAATGTGTTAGTGGATGAATCTATTGTGAAGAGATTGACTGTTAGGCTTTTGTTGGTGGCTAAGTCCAGTGGACTCCCTCTTAGGCCTCTTGTCAAACAGTCGTGCCAGCATTTCGCTGGGATGATGGTTTCCTCAGCATTCTGCCTCCCTTTGTACATCACATTGTCATTGTTATCTAAAGCTGCGGTGGTTTATTCTGTAGATTGTActtattcaaagaaaaaatttgacGTGTCCAAGTTTTATGTGATCATTGTCCAGATATGGAGGCGGATTGTTTCAACGTATATGTGGGTGTGTATGTTGGTAGTTGGTTGTGTCACATTGTTATGTGTTCTACTTATTGCGGTATGCACTGCATTTGCTGTAATTGGGCTTTCGCCAGATCTGATTGTGTATGCTGCATTGGTGCTGGCAATTTTTTTATCGGTCGTTTTTGCCAATGCAATCGTTATTTGCAACATTGCTATTGTGATCTCAGTGTTGGAGGATGTTTCCGGACCGCAGGCATTGCTGCGGTCTAGTATGTTGATTAAGGGCCAAACGCAAGTGGGTCTTTTCATATTTCTGGGATCAACAATTGGGATGGCGTTTATTGAGGGATTGTTTCAGCATAGAGTGAAGACGCTGAGCTATGGAAATGGGTCTTCAAGGATATGGGAAGGGCCTCTTTTGGTGATCATGTATTCATTTGTGGTGCTTATTGATTCTATGATGACTGCAGTTTTCTACTTCTGTTGTAGATATTCCAATTTGGATACTTCGGATGTTGAAGGCCAGTCAATACTAGAAACAATGGCTGTTTCTGCTGAAAGGATAGGCATTGAATGA